TGGCCACTGCCGAATCACGCACCAGGACAACGGCATCGGGATTCCGGCGGAATTGCAGCCCTATATCTTTGAGAAACACAGCCGCGCCTCAAGGCCCGGGCTCAAGGGCGAAAAGTCCACAGGCATCGGGCTTTCCATTGTGAAAGAGCTGGTGGAGATACAAGGAGGCAGAATCTGGTTTGAAAGCGTGGAGAACCAAGGCAGCACTTTTTTCCTCACCTTCCCGCTGGGCAACTAAACGCGCTTTTCTTAACGTTCCGTTTTCGGACTCATTTCCAGAATGGAGCCCAAAAACGGAAACCGTGCTCTTTTTTCTTCGGTTTACTTAAGGTAGATGATGAAATGGGCGCCTTTGTTAGGCGAACTGCTCACTTCAATTCTGCCGTTCATGGTTTCTACGTGGGTTTTCACCAGGAACAGGCCAATGCCCCGGCCCTTTTTGTTTCTATGGAACCGCTTGTACAGCCTGAACACGTCTGGCCCGGCCTTTTTCATGTCAAAGCCGGTGCCGTTGTCACTGAACGTGATGACCGTGCCGTGCTCCGTCGTCCCGAAGACCCTGATCTTAATTTTCAGCTGTTCTGATTCTTGCCGGTATTTAATGGCGTTGGAGAACAAGTTGTAGAAAATGCTGTACAGGTAGGCCCGGTTGGCATACAAACTGATGCCCGGCTGAATGTCATACTCCACCTGCCCCTGGCACTGCGCCAAGGCTTCCTCATAATTGAGCAGCGCCTGCTTACAGACATCGGCCAGGTCTACGGTTTCCTTTTCCAGCACCTCGCGGTTGTCTCTAATGGAGAGAATCATGTTGAGGTCACGCAGCACGGTGTCTAGTTTAAACACGCTTTTCTTGAGGTTGGCCAAGGAGACATCAAAATTCACTGAGTCCTTGTCAATCTTGGTGAGCAGATCTGCCAGGCCCATGGCGTTGGCCACCGGCGCCCTTAGGTTGTGTGACACAATGTACGTGAACTGCTGCAGGTCCCGGTTCTGGAGGTAGAGGTCTTTGGTCATCTCCAGCTGGCGCTGCTCGTTTTCCTTCCGGAGGGTGATGTCTTTCTGAATGGCGATGAAGCGCGTGATTTTGCCGTTTTCATGAAAGATGGGCGCAATGTCCATAGACACCCAGAACCGTTCGCCGTTTTTCCGGTAATTCACCAAGGTGGCGTTGAACGGAATGGCTTGTGCCAGCTTTTCTCTGATGACCGCAACGGTTTCTGGGTTGGTGTCCTCGCCTTGCAAGAGCTTGCCCGGTTTCTGGCCGGTCAGGTCTTCCAGCGTGTAGCCCGTCATTCTGGTAAACCCTTCATTCACCCATTCTGTGTAGCCATTACTGTCTGTGATGACCACGCCGTTGGTGGTTTTACTGGCCACCAGAGAGAGTTTCTCCAGTTCCTGCTGGGCGGCCACGCGCTCAGACACATCTGTGAAGTACACAGACAAACCATCAGTAGACGGGAACATCTTAACCCCTAACCATTTCTTTTGCGGTGGATAATATTCCTCAAAGTACCCAGCCGCGCCCGTGTTGACTGCCTGGTGGTAATTCTCCCAAAACTGGCCGCCTACTGCCTCCGGGTAGGCTTCCCACAGATTCTGACCCAATCTCTCCTCTCGGTTAAGGCCCAGCATGCGGTCGCATTCTTTGTTGATGAACAGGTAATTCCCTTTCGCGTCCAGCAGAAAATACGCGTCTGTAATGCTTTCCAGCACATTCCGGAGCTTTTCGGTCTGCTGGTTAATAATCCGCTGCGCCACCACTGCCTCGGTGATGTCTTTGACCATGGTATGTACGGCAGACACCTTGCCCTCTATAACCACCGGAATTTTGGTGATGTGCAGCACTTGTTCCCCTGTCTTGTTGGGGATGGCGATCTCATAGTTAACTGTTTTGCCGGTGAAGGCCTCCTGAAGTTTCGCCAGGCACAGCGGCACCACAGAGGCAGGCAGGTACGCAGACACGTGCTGGCCTATCACCTCTGCTTTGGAAGCCAGCCCAAAAACCTGCAAGAAGGAGGGGTTTGCGTCTAAAATAGTACCGTCTTCCTTTTCAATGATGATGACGTCTGGGTTGTTCTCAAACAGCGCCTGGAACCGCCGTTCAGTTTCCTCTAGCTTAAATGAGCTGCTACGCCGTTCAGTGATTTCGCGGGAGTTCAAGACGATGCCCAGCACCCCGGGCGTCTGCAGATGATTGACGCCAAGGGTCTCCACCCATTTCCAGTCACCGTTTTTGCTTTTGAACCGAACCTCTGGTATGAAAATCTGGCGGCGCTCCATAACTTCCAACAAGTGGTTTTGGGCCAGCGCCAAATCTTCTGGGTGAATATATTCCAGCACATGACTTCCTATCACTTCATGGGGAGCATAGCCCAGCAATTTTTGGGTGCCCCCGCCAGAATACAGGAAGTAGCCCTGGGCGTCTAACACAGCCAGCAAATCTGAGCCGTTTTCTATGAGGGCTTGGTGCCAGGCGTTGGGCAACTGCGCCGGATGCAGGTCACTGGAGTCTGCTACCTTGCCCAGGCAAAAATACCCCGCCTCTCCAGAGAGTTTTTCCAGGGTAAAATGTACAGCAACCGGTTGGCCTTGTTTGGTTATGAAAGAAAGGTCTGCGGAAATTGGTTCTGACTTTTGGCTGGCGTTTGTCAGCAACAGACAAACCTCCATCTTTTGGGCAGGCACTACCAGGTCAGAAAGGTGTCCTAAGCTGAGTTCTACCTTGGTATAACCCAGGCGCTGTGCCATGGTTGTCCCAATCTGCTGCAACTCGCCTTTCAGCCCAATGGTACAAATCAAATCTGACGAAGTCTCGAACACTACCCCCAGTATCTGATGCTGCCGGACATCTATCACCTTAATTTCCTATTTTAGTTTTTGCCTAGTTAGCATGCGCTTCACCAAAAATAGAAAACCAATTGTATAGTGTTACTATAAAAACTTAATAAAATGAATTATTCCTCTTTTATTCTAGTATTTATTTAAGAATTACAATTTTGCAGACAATATGGGGTTTACAAACAGCCTTTTATTTAACATAAATCAAACTGGTTTAAATCACACCATTTATAGCACAAGACATTTATAACGAAACCAATTTTGATTTTAAACTCAGGAAAAGAGTAGAATTGTTTCCAATAAAATCTGGAGCCATCTTATTATCATCAGGCTCAGAATTTGAAATGAAACAGGCATAAACGAGAATTCCGTTTTGGGGCTCATTTCTGGAAATGAGCCCCAAAACGGAATTTCAATGGAATTTAACTCAGATATGGATTTCCCTACCGCTCGTGTAATAGACGGTCAATGTCCTGTATTTTTCCGAAGACTACCAGAATATCATTGGCCTCAAAAACGGTTTCGCCGCTCACTACCCCCAAAACGGATGGTGTTGTATGCGTATTCCCGAAAAGGTTCTTCTTCTCCTTCTGCCGGAGAATAGTGAGCACGTTCACCTGGTAGCGGGCCCTGAAATCTGTCTGCGCAATGGTTTTGCCCACGTATTGCTCCGGCACGGTGGCCTCAATAATGTTGTAGCCTTCGGCCAGGTCAAAGGAGTCAATCACGCCGCGCATCTCCAGCTTTTTGGCCAGGCGCTCGGCACTTTCCTGTTCTGGTCGTATGATCTGGTCCACGCCAATAGCCTCCAGCACGGTCTGGTGCAGCGGCGAAATGGCCCGGCTCATCAGGCGCTTCACGCCCAGCTGCTTAAATATGGCCGTAGCCATCACAGACGCGCCAAAGTCTTCGCCAATGCCTACCAACACCACATCGGTGTCGGCGGTGGGCAGCGTGGCCAGTGACTGGAAATCGCTGGCGTCTAAACAGACCGTGTGCGTGACCAGGTTTTTGTACTGCTCTACTTTCTGCATGTCTTTATCCACGGCAATAACTTCATGCCCCATTTCAGTGAGCCGCATGGACAATGATGACCCAAAATATCCTAAACCGATGATGATGTAGCGCATGTGCCTATAAAATTAGGTGATAATAATGGTTTCCTGCGGATAGCGGTACCGCAGCGTAGATACTTTCTGGAGCACGCCAATAATCAAGGTGAGGGTACCTACCCGGCCCAGAAACATAGTCACAATCAACACAAATTTGCTGGCCGCACTCAGGTCTCCGGTAATGCCCATGCTCAAACCAACCGTGCCAAAGGCCGAGAAACTTTCAAATGCCACGGCACTCAGTTCCAACTTCGGGTCAAAAATGGTGATCAGGAACACTGAGGCGCCAATGACCAGCAAAGAAAGGAACATAACCGTAAACGCCTTGTATACAGATGCTTTCTCTATCTCGCGGCGGTATACCTCTACGCGGTCGCGGCCGCGGGCCAGGTTCACAATAGTCAGGATAGCCACCGCAAACGTAGTGGTTTTAATACCGCCTCCCACAGAGGCCGGCGAGGCGCCCACCCACATCAAAAGCAGATAAAGCAGAATGGTGGGGGCCGCCAGTTGGGCCATATCTACCGTGTTAAAACCAGCCGTACGCGGTGTAACAGACCCAAAAAACGCTCCTACTATTTTCCCGCCCAAGCTGTGTTCAGCCAGCGTGTTAGAGTACTCCAATAAAAAATATACCACCATGCCAAACACCAACAAGGCGCTGGTGGTCACCAAAACCAGTCGGGTGTTCACGTTAAGAAGTCTGGAGTGATTCAAGAATTTTTTACCTGTGACCTTATAATAACCCCGAATCACAGAATGTCTTAGGTACCGGTAAAGGTTGAACACAATAGGAAATCCCAGACCGCCCATAATCACCAAAAAAGAAATAACTACCTGCAACGGGTAATTGAACCGAAGAATAGGGTCATATAACCCTAAGGTCAACGTAGAAAAGCCGGCATTACAGAAAGCAGAGACCGCATGGAAAATAGCAAAACTCATCTTGTCCACCAGCAAGGCGTCTGGCACCGGGGCAATGGCCCAATACACCAGCAAAGCACCCAGCAACTCAATACCTACCGTAAGGCTGACAATCTTGAAAAGCGTGTTAGTGATTTGGCCCAGGTTGTCCTCATTTAGCCAATCTTTCATGAACAGGCTGCCTTTAAGCGATGACCCCTGGAAGAAGATTCCGAAGAAACTGGCAAAGGTCATAATGCCCAAGGCCCCAATCTGGACCAGGATAAGAATGATTACCTTGCCCGTGGGCGTGAACACCGTAGCCGTGTCTACTACAGCCAGGCCAGTAACACAGACTGCACTGGTAGACGTGAAAAACGCATCAATGAACGAAATGGGCAGGTACGTGGCCTGGGGCAACATAAGCAAAGCCGTACCAATACAAATTAGGAAAAGGAAGCTGAGCAAGAACAGCTGGGCCGGGTTAAAGCTGGTTCTATAGAACAGAAGCGTCTTTTTGGAGAGCTCCACCAGAAACACGTAGAAAATCACGAAGTACACCAGCTGTTCACTGTCAAAAAACTGCAGCAGCGTGCTGGCACTGGTCAGGTGGTTCTGCATGATGAACCGCGCCACCAACGCCACCAGCATGAAACACAGCAGCACTCCCTCAAAAATAAGCGAGGGACGTCTTGTGCCCAGGCGCAGCAAGGCCAGCGTGCGCAGGGCCAGGCTCACCAACACCACCAAAAAGAAGCCGTGGTAGAAGTAATGCAGCAACCTGGGCACGAACGGAGCATGCTCAAAACCAATATCAAACAAAAACACCCCAACACCCAACAGGCTAAGCCAGAACAGCAGGGCATCTAGGCCGGCCACCAACTTAGAAGGCTGCGCCAAGGCCGCCCTGAACCTGGACTCTGATGGATTCTCTTTCTTGTCTTTCATGCAAAAAGCTGTGCCGGCGCAAACCAGCAAGCGGCCCCAGTGGCGGCACTTACCTGGTCAGGCAAATGTAAGCAAAGCAGAACATTTTTTAGCTAGCAAAGTACTTACAAGAAAACAGACCTTACTAACCAGCCAACACCCATGGATACGTATAACCTCAAACCAGAGAACATGCGGGCCCCGGCCCACCTCAACGCCCAGGAAGTAAAGAAGAGCCTGGAGGAACTGGATTCCAAAATCAAAGTGCTGCAAGCCAAGCTCAACGGCACCACCGCAGATTCCAACCACACGTTCCATGAGCACATTGCGGCCCTGGAGGCCAAACGCGCCTTGATCGCACAGAAACTGGACGGCTCAGAAACAGCTTCTGACAGCGCCTGGGCCGAGATAAAACGCCACGTGGAAGAACTGGCAGAGAGTGTGAAAAAACTTTTCTAACATTTCTTTTCCGCACGCCTGCATTAAGAACTAATTTCCTGAGTTTTCAGATAATGCTTTTTTGAGGTAGCGCTAAGGCTACTTTTGCGCTTAAATGGAAAATGGAGGCCAAAAACAGAACTTCTGTTTTTGGCCTCCATTTTCCATTTAGAGCCTAAACTGAGCGCGTATTTACAAGACGGTGTATTGCTCAGAGATGATGTGCAGAATGTCTGAGGTGAGCGGTTTGGAGAAGAAATCACTTACCTCAGAGAGGTTGCGGGCGTGGGTGATGTCGTTTTTGTCTACCGCCGAGGAAAGCACGAACAACAGACAGTTCTGGGTGAATTCCTGGGGCAGCTTGCGGTATTCCTCAATGAACTCCCAACCGTCCATGCCGGGCATGTTGATGTCCAGGAAAATAATCTCCGGAAAAGCCGCAGGTTCATCCCGCACAATTCTGGAGAGCGCCTCCAAGGCCTCCTCGGCCCACAGAAAACTGGACACCGACTGCGCAAACTGCTGGTTCCGGATCACGCTCTCGCATAAGAAATTATGGATTTCATCATCATCAATCAAGAAAACCTTCTGGTACGTGCTCATTTCTTTGCTGGTGCTTGAAAAAATATTTTGAATGTGGTGCCTACGTCTACGCTGCTTTCAATTTCCACCTTGCCGCCTAAGGCTTCTGCCTGCGTTTTGGTCATGTGCAGGCCAACGCCCTTGCCCTCAATATGCGGGTGAAACCGCTTGTAAAGCCCAAAAACCTTCTGTCCCTGCTTCTCCAGGTCAATGCCAAGACCGTTATCCTGCACCTGCAAACACAGAAAGCCGTTTGAAAATAAAGTTTTTATGTGAATTTCCAAACCACGTTCTGGGGCGCGGTACTTTATAGCATTGGAAATGAGGTTCAAAAAAATACTATCTACATACCCTTTGCGGCCCAACACGGTAGACCCTTCGCCAAAATCTGTGAAAACCCGGGCATTGGCGGTCACCAGTTGGGGGGAAAGACTGTCATAGACCTCACGGTAGGCTTGCTGCAGGTTCACCAGTTCCAGGTGCTGGTCTGTCTGGCTCCTGATGGTGAGAATGTCATTGAGGTCTTTAATGGTGGTGTCCAGCCGAAGGGTGGTTTTCTCCAGTTTGGAAATGAGCGCCGCGTTGATGGGGTCCCCGGGGTTGCGCCGGTTGAACAGGCTGGTAAGCCCTACAATGTTGGCCACCGGCGCCCGCAGGTTATGGGAGACAATATAAGCGAACTGCTGCAAATGTTCATTCTGCCGCACCGTCTCCTCAATCAACTGGCTGCGCTCTTTCTCAGATTGCTTGCGCTCAGAAATCTCGCGGCAAGAAATGAAACTGAAGCTCTCCCGTTCATAGATAAAGAAGTTCAAATGGATTTCCACTGGGCGCAACTGCCCGTTTTTGTGCTGCAGTTCGGTTTCCAGGGTAATGCTCTCCTGCTGCTGCAGACGTTGCCAGATATCTTGCCAGGATTTGCCTTGCAGCACGGGCGCCAGATGAAAAAGGGTAAGGTCCAGCATCTCGCGCTCTGAGTAACCCAAAAGCTGGCAGATGGCTTTGTTCACCCGCAATATTTGGGCATCAGGTCCCGTCCAGAGAAAAGATTCTGAGGCGCGCTCCAAAGAGAAATCAGCGAATCTCAGGCGCTGCTCGGCCAGCTTGCGTTGGGTGATGTCATTGATGCTGCCATCCATGCGCACCATGCGGCCGTTTTGGTCCAGTTGCGCGGTGCACCGGGTAATGGCCCACCGCATCTCGCCAGAAAGCGTGAACATACGGCACTCAATCTGAAACTGGTCTGTGGAAGTTCTGATGCGCGGCAAGGCCTGCTCAAACAAAATCCGGTCTTCCGGATGAATAATTCTGAACCAAAGGGTCTTGTCGGTACAGAGCTGCTCTGGGGTGTACCCAAATGTTGTGTGACATTGCGGGCTCACATAGATCATCTCCATGTTGCCGTTAAGGGAGAAGACCGTCTCGGCAATGTTGCTCAAGATGGATTGGGCCAGGGTTTCTGCCTCCTTGAGTTGACGCTCCGCCAGAATTCGGGCAGAAATGTCATTGACTACCACCATGCGGCGCTGGCGGCCGTTCTCTGGCGGCAGCACATGCGACGCCACATTCACATACAACTCTGACTTGTCTTTTTTGAGGTGCACCCAGGTGCCGACTTGGTTGAGATTGTTTCTGGGCATCTCCATCATAGACAGCAGCTGGTCTACTTGTTCCGGAGACCTAATGTCTTTGATGCTCATGCACAGGAATTCTTCCTGGGTATAGCCGTATAACTCTACGGCGGCATTGTTCACCATGAGAAACTCCAGGGTGTCTGTGTCAAAGACCCACATGGCCAATGGGTTGTTCTCAAACAATATTCTATAAGACTCCACCCGCTCCGTGTTGGAAGCAGCAGAAAAGGCGGAATCTACCGGGGAGTTACCCATCTTACTCATTTTTTCTCTAGGCCCTGGTTGGCTCCAAAACCCACCAACTTCATCAAAATCGCTGGCTTTCTAATCAAAAATCAAATTTTAACCCGATTTATTACAGAAGAGCAGGAATTCACTTCTAAAATACAGCTTTTTTTCAAAAAGGCAGTTAAGGTTTCCTACAACTTCACAGAAATAAAGCGGCAGTTTTTTTTAATCTACCTATCTAACAAAAAAGCAACTGAACAGCTTTCCTGTTTTAGGCCTCATTTCTGGAAATGAGGCCTAAAACAGGAGAGATCCCTATGGGAAATAAAGCAGTCCTATATCTTCCGCAGGGAATAAAAAAACGGTGCTGCAAATTACACTATGATTTTTAATTGTTGATTTTCTATAATTTAAACCATAGCATCATTCATCCTTCGCTTTCTATAGTTTATTAAAGGTGACTCTAGAATTAAAACGAAATGGGAGTCTGTAACCTCCGTTTCAGCGGAGCAGAGGCATTTGTATCTATGGAACTGGTCTTGCCGCTGCCCCGGAAAGGAGCTCCTGCCGGACCGTGGTCACCTAGGAGTCACCCATCAGAAGACTACAAAAAACGGGACTTAAGGCAGCATCATCCATTTTATACCATTATAAAAAAAGGCGTTTTCGGGCTCATTTCTGAAAATGAGCCCGAAAACGCCTTTACTCTAAGTCTTTGGTCTGCTTTACACTGCGGCCGGTTCCCGGAAACCTACCCACGTAAAACGTTTCACCATGAATTCTGGGTTGGTGAATGAAGCGTTGCCCGCGGGGTTTCCGCCGGTCACGTGGAAGTCTGAGAACGCCGCGTTCTGGTTCACGTAAATGCCGCCGGTCAGGTTAAAGCTCACGGGAGTGCCCGCCAAGCCCATTTGGTCCATGATTTCGGCCTTTAACGCTGGGTCTG
This region of Rufibacter sp. LB8 genomic DNA includes:
- a CDS encoding PAS domain S-box protein, with the translated sequence MIDVRQHQILGVVFETSSDLICTIGLKGELQQIGTTMAQRLGYTKVELSLGHLSDLVVPAQKMEVCLLLTNASQKSEPISADLSFITKQGQPVAVHFTLEKLSGEAGYFCLGKVADSSDLHPAQLPNAWHQALIENGSDLLAVLDAQGYFLYSGGGTQKLLGYAPHEVIGSHVLEYIHPEDLALAQNHLLEVMERRQIFIPEVRFKSKNGDWKWVETLGVNHLQTPGVLGIVLNSREITERRSSSFKLEETERRFQALFENNPDVIIIEKEDGTILDANPSFLQVFGLASKAEVIGQHVSAYLPASVVPLCLAKLQEAFTGKTVNYEIAIPNKTGEQVLHITKIPVVIEGKVSAVHTMVKDITEAVVAQRIINQQTEKLRNVLESITDAYFLLDAKGNYLFINKECDRMLGLNREERLGQNLWEAYPEAVGGQFWENYHQAVNTGAAGYFEEYYPPQKKWLGVKMFPSTDGLSVYFTDVSERVAAQQELEKLSLVASKTTNGVVITDSNGYTEWVNEGFTRMTGYTLEDLTGQKPGKLLQGEDTNPETVAVIREKLAQAIPFNATLVNYRKNGERFWVSMDIAPIFHENGKITRFIAIQKDITLRKENEQRQLEMTKDLYLQNRDLQQFTYIVSHNLRAPVANAMGLADLLTKIDKDSVNFDVSLANLKKSVFKLDTVLRDLNMILSIRDNREVLEKETVDLADVCKQALLNYEEALAQCQGQVEYDIQPGISLYANRAYLYSIFYNLFSNAIKYRQESEQLKIKIRVFGTTEHGTVITFSDNGTGFDMKKAGPDVFRLYKRFHRNKKGRGIGLFLVKTHVETMNGRIEVSSSPNKGAHFIIYLK
- a CDS encoding TrkA family potassium uptake protein is translated as MRYIIIGLGYFGSSLSMRLTEMGHEVIAVDKDMQKVEQYKNLVTHTVCLDASDFQSLATLPTADTDVVLVGIGEDFGASVMATAIFKQLGVKRLMSRAISPLHQTVLEAIGVDQIIRPEQESAERLAKKLEMRGVIDSFDLAEGYNIIEATVPEQYVGKTIAQTDFRARYQVNVLTILRQKEKKNLFGNTHTTPSVLGVVSGETVFEANDILVVFGKIQDIDRLLHER
- a CDS encoding TrkH family potassium uptake protein; translation: MKDKKENPSESRFRAALAQPSKLVAGLDALLFWLSLLGVGVFLFDIGFEHAPFVPRLLHYFYHGFFLVVLVSLALRTLALLRLGTRRPSLIFEGVLLCFMLVALVARFIMQNHLTSASTLLQFFDSEQLVYFVIFYVFLVELSKKTLLFYRTSFNPAQLFLLSFLFLICIGTALLMLPQATYLPISFIDAFFTSTSAVCVTGLAVVDTATVFTPTGKVIILILVQIGALGIMTFASFFGIFFQGSSLKGSLFMKDWLNEDNLGQITNTLFKIVSLTVGIELLGALLVYWAIAPVPDALLVDKMSFAIFHAVSAFCNAGFSTLTLGLYDPILRFNYPLQVVISFLVIMGGLGFPIVFNLYRYLRHSVIRGYYKVTGKKFLNHSRLLNVNTRLVLVTTSALLVFGMVVYFLLEYSNTLAEHSLGGKIVGAFFGSVTPRTAGFNTVDMAQLAAPTILLYLLLMWVGASPASVGGGIKTTTFAVAILTIVNLARGRDRVEVYRREIEKASVYKAFTVMFLSLLVIGASVFLITIFDPKLELSAVAFESFSAFGTVGLSMGITGDLSAASKFVLIVTMFLGRVGTLTLIIGVLQKVSTLRYRYPQETIIIT
- a CDS encoding two-component system response regulator, whose product is MSTYQKVFLIDDDEIHNFLCESVIRNQQFAQSVSSFLWAEEALEALSRIVRDEPAAFPEIIFLDINMPGMDGWEFIEEYRKLPQEFTQNCLLFVLSSAVDKNDITHARNLSEVSDFFSKPLTSDILHIISEQYTVL
- a CDS encoding PAS domain S-box protein, whose translation is MSKMGNSPVDSAFSAASNTERVESYRILFENNPLAMWVFDTDTLEFLMVNNAAVELYGYTQEEFLCMSIKDIRSPEQVDQLLSMMEMPRNNLNQVGTWVHLKKDKSELYVNVASHVLPPENGRQRRMVVVNDISARILAERQLKEAETLAQSILSNIAETVFSLNGNMEMIYVSPQCHTTFGYTPEQLCTDKTLWFRIIHPEDRILFEQALPRIRTSTDQFQIECRMFTLSGEMRWAITRCTAQLDQNGRMVRMDGSINDITQRKLAEQRLRFADFSLERASESFLWTGPDAQILRVNKAICQLLGYSEREMLDLTLFHLAPVLQGKSWQDIWQRLQQQESITLETELQHKNGQLRPVEIHLNFFIYERESFSFISCREISERKQSEKERSQLIEETVRQNEHLQQFAYIVSHNLRAPVANIVGLTSLFNRRNPGDPINAALISKLEKTTLRLDTTIKDLNDILTIRSQTDQHLELVNLQQAYREVYDSLSPQLVTANARVFTDFGEGSTVLGRKGYVDSIFLNLISNAIKYRAPERGLEIHIKTLFSNGFLCLQVQDNGLGIDLEKQGQKVFGLYKRFHPHIEGKGVGLHMTKTQAEALGGKVEIESSVDVGTTFKIFFQAPAKK